From Ptychodera flava strain L36383 chromosome 3 unlocalized genomic scaffold, AS_Pfla_20210202 Scaffold_26__1_contigs__length_13983176_pilon, whole genome shotgun sequence, one genomic window encodes:
- the LOC139125822 gene encoding uncharacterized protein isoform X2, with product MVADEQRQTKPYALPVRYILYDSLKDSTYQRLMDEVKKEIVKAGLKPIGSVTDGEFNSCRYNSISGKPTSVFKLRMMAKDKVSRLHPKTLLEMLLTRRVNNEGIHVTERHNPAIPQSTIARVDELLARGWSMRDVLLHIRQGQFPHEDYAPYPWRANTPASQTDLLRSIFAQFEFKALVSAHSTAEHSFHTHAYIPALDEDTKDFFHDREDHNHILKRIAQHTRSGGPDDINLQAFKEALEDSRTGLTYPAFKGLRKQSVEDAERLLSYPVANFMEEQGYEETARYVRVVAGWHEASDGRGLSQLQRQKYNYNMLNLILEELMPWYRDVYDFATVDINRPLQGIKGFSRETIIAVVTNIESQEFRRRQIATSNLPQEHPRAGTTDDVECFFSLLRKKLGDSFTHKQFKSCWRSLCSEFCKKSRPDLPFHYFTASSRYRDENEPNFDESDETPRLHQVQMRYREDGSIFAAGRAQLPVRNHLSVRARFHRTAVDLPPPPGYERTGEHDY from the exons ATGGTAGCTGATGAGCAGCGACAGACAAAGCCTTATGCACTACCAGTACGTTATATCCTGTATGACTCTTTGAAGGACAGTACATATCAGAGATTGATGGATGAAGTGAAGAAAGAAATTGTGAAAGCTGGATTGAAACCAATAG GTAGTGTAACAGATGGTGAATTCAATAGTTGCCGCTATAACAGTATTAGTGGGAAACCGACGTCAGTGTTTAAGCTGAGAATGATGGCTAAGGATAAGGTTTCCAGACTGCATCCCAAGACACTACTAGAAATGCTGCTAACTAGGAGAG TGAACAATGAGGGTATACATGTCACTGAGAGACATAATCCTGCAATACCGCAGTCTACGATTGCACGTGTTGATGAGCTACTTGCCAGAGGATGGTCCATGAGAGATGTCTTACTGCACATTCGCCAGGGGCAGTTTCCTCATGAAGATTATGCACCCTATCCATGGAGGGCCAACACCCCAGCAAGTCAGACAGACCTGTTGAGGTCTATTTTTGCACAGTTTGAGTTCAAAGCCTTGGTATCAGCCCACAGCACCGCAGAGCACAGTTTTCATACTCATGCATATATTCCAGCATTGGATGAAGACACAAAGGATTTCTTTCACGACAGGGAAGATCATAACCACATCCTAAAGCGAATTGCCCAACACACCAGATCCGGAGGACCAGATGATATCAACCTACAAGCCTTTAAGGAAGCCTTGGAAGACAGCCGTACAGGGTTGACATATCCAGCTTTCAAGGGTCTGAGGAAACAGTCTGTTGAGGATGCAGAGAGATTGCTGTCATATCCAGTGGCCAACTTTATGGAAGAACAAGGGTATGAAGAAACGGCTCGTTATGTAAGAGTTGTAGCAGGTTGGCATGAAGCCAGTGATGGTCGAGGCTTGTCACAGTTGCAGCGCCAGAAATATAATTACAACATGCTGaatctgattttggaagagCTAATGCCATGGTACAGAGATGTATATGACTTTGCCACTGTTGATATTAACAG ACCATTGCAAGGTATAAAGGGATTTTCTCGAGAAACCATCATCGCAGTGGTAACAAATATTGAGTCCCAGGAATTTAGGAGGCGACAGATTGCAACAAGTAACCTCCCGCAAGAGCATCCTCGTGCTGGTACAACTGATGATGTGGAATGCTTCTTCAGTCTGCTCCGTAAAAAGCTGGGTGATTCATTCACACACAAACAGTTCAAGAGCTGCTGGAGATCCCTGTGCAG TGAATTCTGTAAAAAGTCGAGACCAGACTTGCCATTTCATTATTTCACTGCAAGCAGCCGCTACAGAGATGAGAATGAACCAAACTTTGATGAGAGTGATGAAACACCTCGGTTACACCAAGTACAAATGCGTTATAGAGAAGATGGGTCCATTTTTGCTGCTGGAAGAGCCCAACTACCTGTTCGTAACCATCTATCTGTAAGGGCAAGATTTCATCGGACAGCTGTTGATTTGCCCCCACCACCAGGCTATGAGAGAACAGGGGAACATGATTATTGA
- the LOC139125822 gene encoding uncharacterized protein isoform X1 yields MSAKITKRQLFNGHSSPTKTTPEKPVKKKHALGVIKTSKKCQWTVDEEKALVEYISLSKLEHEFSEWPYMKASSPFWIEAAAEVNKVGLKGRTGSACRQRTVEGENSLKARFGTLEKAEMKFGILQVDLDLDHIGTTTTQSQSQSTLADGLQTPQILRVHNSDIPPLSLLTSPEVVNMLSPEVKSTVIEQVFSSMSASDQLSVLKSLVTSTEKKNLLPATEHSFQSLLLHRNVVYPPNDYVQLSTDVMLMLQSRNEDNIPYELLKAIGLKRDDGSPRMPLDRMPYPMICYAIKFFNSSAPSQVKCPEIYLQWLDTMYANFGERFVQLYRGPCWSGVSNGDYHTQNAKVNIPSVSTRRLRVRAEENEFKADTSIQTSALQQLKQISPGTRVWIKADGTDMHPVLQESKRQLWHGDVDICDGNLAALYRDYNDRRNRLKSIVKTVNGNVGSLQRWHEDLQDDRVFLREGQKTAVAKFNKKQGDNNTPESTLMRLSWEVHEYAMLHQICDEYIDVCACYLQQINEDAQCSPNVIAAIRDELNEMLEYLRNLYREENSSLSCIGIHGS; encoded by the exons atgtcTGCAAAAATAACAAAGCGGCAGCTGTTCAATGGTCATTCATCACCCACCAAAACTACTCCAGAAAAACCAGTCAAAAAGAAACATGCCCTTGGAGTCATAAAAACA TCAAAGAAATGTCAGTGGACTGTTGATGAAGAAAAAGCACTTGTTGAGTACATCAGTCTATCAAAACTTGAACATGAATTCAGCGAATGGCCATATATGAAGGCAAGTAGTCCTTTTTGGATTGAAGCTGCAGCTGAAGTAAATAAAGTGGGTTTGAAAGGGAGAACAG GTAGTGCTTGTAGACAACGTACAGTAGAAGGTGAAAACTCACTAAAAGCAAGATTTGGCACCCTTGAGAAGGCAGAAATGAAGTTTGGAATCTTGCAGGTTGATCTTGATCTTGATCACATAGGTACAACAACTACACAGTCGCAATCTCAATCAACTCTTGCAGATGGACTTCAAACCCCACAGATTCTGAGAGTACACAATTCAGACATACCACCATTATCTCTTCTAACAAGCCCAGAAGTAGTAAACATGCTGTCCCCTGAAGTAAAATCAACTGTCATAGAGCAAGTGTTCTCATCAATGAGTGCAAGTGACCAGTTATCTGTATTAAAGTCGCTGGTAACATCAACAGAGAAGAAGAACCTACTGCCAGCTACAGAGCATAGCTTTCAGTCACTATTACTACATCGTAATGTTGTCTACCCTCCAAATGACTACGTCCAGCTGTCCACTGATGTCATGCTCATGCTCCAATCAAGAAATGAAGATAACATCCCTTATGAGCTGTTGAAAGCCATTGGTTTAAAAAGAGATGATGGATCACCACGAATGCCACTAGATAGAATGCCATATCCAATGATTTGTTATGCCATTAAATTCTTCAACAGTTCAGCTCCATCACAG GTAAAGTGTCCGGAAATTTATCTGCAGTGGTTGGATaccatgtatgcaaattttggtgaacGGTTCGTACAGCTGTACCGAGGGCCCTGTTGGAGTGGTGTATCAAATGGGGACTATCACACTCAGAAT gcAAAAGTGAATATACCATCTGTGAGCACACGAAGACTTAGAGTCAGAGCTGAAGAGAATGAGTTTAAAGCTGACACCTCAATACAG ACATCTGCTTTGCAACAATTGAAACAAATATCACCAGGAACAAGAGTGTGGATCAAAGCAGATGGGACAGACATGCATCCTGTTCTGCAGGAATCCAAGAGGCAGCTTTGGCATGGTGATGTTGACATCTGTGATGGGAACCTTGCAGCTCTGTACCGTGACTATAATGACAGGCGTAACCGGTTGAAGTCGATTGTCAAAACAGTTAATGGCAATGTGGGTTCCCTTCAGAGGTGGCATGAAGACTTACAAGATGACAGGGTATTCCTCAGAGAGGGACAAAAAACAGCAGTGGCGAAATTCAACAAAAAGCAGGGGGACAACAACACACCTGAAAGCACATTGATGAGACTCTCGTGGGAGGTACATGAGTACGCTATGCTGCACCAAATCTGTGATGAATACATAGATGTGTGTGCATGCTATTTACAGCAAATTAATGAAGATGCTCAATGCAGTCCAAATGTCATAGCTGCTATTCGCGATGAACTCAATGAAATGCTTGAATACCTAAGAAATTTGTACAGAGAAGAGAACAGCAGCCTCTCATGTATTGGTATTCATGGTAGCTGA